GAACACGATCACCTGCAGCGGCCGGGCGCCGGTCGAGCGCAGCGCCTGCAGCGGGCCTTCGTCGATCTCCTCGATCGCCTCGGCGAAAAACTTGCCGAGCATGCCGGCACCATGCAGCGCCAGCGCCAGCACACCGGGGAACGGCCCCAGACCGACGGCCGACACGAACACCAGCGCAAGGATCAGCTCGTTGATGCTGCGCGTGACGTTCAGCCCCTGCCGGGTAAGCTGGTACAGCCAGCCCGGCATGTGCATATTGCGTGCGGCGAAGAACGACAGCGGCACGGCGGCCATGATCCCGAGCAGCGTGCCCCAGACGGCGATCTGGACGGTTTCCACTGCCGGTTGTACCAGCCGCGCCAGGATGCCCGGATCGGGCGGCACGGTGCGGCCGATGAAATCGACGATCTGCGGCGTGCCGGCGATCAGTTCGCGCCAGCTCAGTTGCGCGCCCTGTGCGCTCCAGTGCAGCAGCCACAACGCAGCGATCAATCCGGCCAGCAGCAGGCTCCAGCCACGCGGTGTCTGCGGCAGGTCGACCACCCAGCGATAACGATTGGCTTCATTCATCTCAGGCGCTCCGTTCCAGAACCGGCGACGGCAGTGCCGGCTCGTTGGCCGCCAGGTCGATCGACTGCTCGTTGCCGGTATACAGCCGGTGCAGGTCGGCTTCGGTCAGCTCTTCCGGCCAGCAGTCGAACATCACCCGGCCGGCGGCAAGACCGACGACACGGTCGCCGAATTCGCGGGCGTATTCGACCTGATGCAGATTGCACAGCACGGTAATGCCCAGCTCGCGGCAGGCATCGCGCAGGTACTGCAGCACCATGCGGGCCGTATGCGGATCGAGGCTGGCGACGGGCTCGTCGGCCAGGATGACCTTGGGCCGCTGCGCCAGTGCCCGGGCGATGCCGACACGCTGCATCTGCCCGCCCGAGAGCGAATCGGTACGCTGCCGGGCCTTGTGCGCCAGCCCGACGCGGTCGAGGCAGTCCATCGCCAGCGCCACGTCCTCGCCGCGGAACAGCTGCAGCACCGAACTCAGCGTCGGCAGCGAACCGAGCCGGCCGGTGAGCACGTTTTTCAGCACCGACAGCCGCGGTACCACGCAGTGATGCTGGAAGATCATCGCCACGTGGCGGCGCAGCAGGCGCAGGTCGCGGCAACCCATCACGTCCAGATCGTCGATCCGCAACTCGCCGCCATCCGCCCGGACCAGCCCGTTCAGGCAACGCAGCAGCGTCGACTTGCCGGCGCCGGACTGGCCGAGGATGACGACGAACTCGCCCGGTGCGGCGTCGAAG
This window of the Jeongeupia sp. USM3 genome carries:
- the phnE gene encoding phosphonate ABC transporter, permease protein PhnE: MNEANRYRWVVDLPQTPRGWSLLLAGLIAALWLLHWSAQGAQLSWRELIAGTPQIVDFIGRTVPPDPGILARLVQPAVETVQIAVWGTLLGIMAAVPLSFFAARNMHMPGWLYQLTRQGLNVTRSINELILALVFVSAVGLGPFPGVLALALHGAGMLGKFFAEAIEEIDEGPLQALRSTGARPLQVIVFGVLPQVITGWIAVVLYRFEVNLRSATVLGMVGAGGLGFELVGSLKLFKYQETATCIIVITVMVIAADMVSSQLRRLIREKGQH
- the phnC gene encoding phosphonate ABC transporter ATP-binding protein; the protein is MIRVRELHKQYGGNAVLRGVDFDAAPGEFVVILGQSGAGKSTLLRCLNGLVRADGGELRIDDLDVMGCRDLRLLRRHVAMIFQHHCVVPRLSVLKNVLTGRLGSLPTLSSVLQLFRGEDVALAMDCLDRVGLAHKARQRTDSLSGGQMQRVGIARALAQRPKVILADEPVASLDPHTARMVLQYLRDACRELGITVLCNLHQVEYAREFGDRVVGLAAGRVMFDCWPEELTEADLHRLYTGNEQSIDLAANEPALPSPVLERSA